A DNA window from Ctenopharyngodon idella isolate HZGC_01 chromosome 10, HZGC01, whole genome shotgun sequence contains the following coding sequences:
- the rpl32 gene encoding 60S ribosomal protein L32, with the protein MAALRPLTKPKIVKKRTKKFIRHQSDRYVKISKNWRKPRGIDNRVRRRFKGQMLMPNIGYGSNKKTKHMLPSGFRKFLVHNVKELEVLMMSNKTHCAEIAHNVSSKNRKLIVERAAQLAIKVTNPNARLRSEENE; encoded by the exons ATGGCAGCCCTCAGACCCCTCACCAAACCTAAAATTGTCAAGAAAAGGACCAAGAAGTTCATCAGACATCAGTCGGACCGCTATGTCAAGATCAGT AAAAACTGGAGGAAGCCCAGAGGTATTGACAACAGGGTGCGCAGACGCTTCAAGGGTCAGATGTTGATGCCCAACATCGGTTATGGAAGTAACAAGAAGACCAAACACATGCTGCCCTCTGGATTCAGGAAGTTCCTGGTCCACAATGTCAAGGAACTTGAAGTCCTCATGATGAGCAACAA GACCCATTGTGCTGAAATTGCCCACAATGTGTCCTCAAAGAACAGGAAGCTGATTGTGGAGAGGGCCGCACAGTTGGCCATTAAGGTCACAAACCCCAACGCCAGACTCCGCAGCGAGGAGAACGAATAA